A window of the Brassica oleracea var. oleracea cultivar TO1000 chromosome C1, BOL, whole genome shotgun sequence genome harbors these coding sequences:
- the LOC106338111 gene encoding gibberellin-regulated protein 5, with protein MTNSIKYVLLFLTLLSLLSVSNLVQASRGGGRLHPQDCRPKCNYRCSATSHKKPCMFFCLKCCSKCLCVPSGTYGNKQNCPCYNNWKTKEGRSKCP; from the exons ATGACGAATTCTATAAAATATGTTCTTCTCTTCTTAACTTTGCTCTCTCTACTGTCAGTCTCTAACCTCGTTCAG GCTTCTCGTGGTGGTGGCAGACTCCATCCCCAAG ATTGCAGACCGAAGTGTAATTACCGTTGCTCGGCAACATCACACAAGAAGCCATGCATGTTCTTTTGCCTTAAGTGTTGTAGCAAATGTCTTTGCGTTCCTTCTGGCACTTATGGAAACAAGCAAAACTGCCCTTGTTACAACAATTGGAAGACCAAAGAAGGCCGTTCAAAATGTCCTTAA
- the LOC106338195 gene encoding probable inactive receptor kinase At3g02880 — protein MNRSISFLSLIFLLYLAAVTSDLDSDRRALLTLRSSVRGRTLLWNTTASSPCSWHGVNCVAGRVTSLRLPGTGIFGSLPLGSIGNLTQLQTLSLRFNSLSGPIPSDFSNLVLLRYLYLQGNAFSGEIPSFLFTLPNLIRINLGENRFSGRIPGNVNSAPRLVTLYLERNQLTGSIPEISITLQQFNVSSNQLNGSIPDSLSGFPVTVFEGNSLCGKPLQSCAVSPPSKDSDGLSTGAIVGIVIGCVVGLLLLLLVLFCLCRKRKTEENAPPRNVEAAPVAAATTSSAAAAIPKETAAAAAESGVVSKDLIFFVKSFGEFDLDGLLKASAEVLGKGSVGSSYKASFDHGLVVAVKRLRDVVVPEKDFRERMQVLGSMSHPNLVTLIAYYFSRDEKLLVFEYMSRGSLSALLHGNKGNGRTPLNWETRAGIALGAARAISYLHSRDSTTSHGNIKSSNILLSNSYEAKVSDYGLAPIISSTSAPNRIDGYRAPEVTDARKISQKADVYSFGVLILELLTGKSPTHQQLNEEGVDLPRWVQSVTDQQSPSDVFDPELTRYESEGNENIIRLLKIGMSCTAQYPDSRPSMADVTRLIEEVSHSSGSPNPVSD, from the exons ATGAACCGATCCATCTCCTTCCTCTCCCTCATCTTCCTCCTCTACCTCGCGGCGGTTACTTCCGATCTCGACTCCGACCGTCGAGCCTTACTCACCCTCCGCAGCAGCGTCCGCGGCCGTACGCTCCTATGGAACACGACCGCCTCCTCTCCTTGCAGCTGGCACGGAGTCAACTGCGTCGCGGGTCGGGTCACTTCCCTCCGGTTACCCGGAACCGGCATATTCGGATCCTTACCACTCGGATCAATCGGGAACTTGACTCAGCTCCAGACTCTCTCCCTCCGGTTCAACTCCCTCTCCGGTCCGATCCCGTCCGACTTCTCCAACCTCGTCCTCCTCCGTTACTTGTATCTCCAAGGCAACGCCTTCTCCGGCGAGATTCCGTCGTTTTTATTTACTCTTCCGAATTTAATCAGAATCAATTTAGGGGAGAATAGGTTCTCGGGGAGGATCCCGGGTAATGTGAACTCCGCGCCCCGGTTGGTTACGCTCTACTTGGAGAGGAACCAGCTCACGGGTTCGATTCCCGAGATCAGCATCACTCTCCAGCAGTTTAATGTTTCTTCCAATCAGTTAAACGGTTCGATTCCGGATTCGCTGTCGGGCTTTCCCGTAACCGTTTTCGAAGGGAACAGTCTCTGTGGGAAGCCGTTACAGTCTTGCGCCGTTTCTCCGCCGTCTAAAGACAGTGACGGGTTATCAACGGGAGCTATCGTCGGAATTGTGATCGGGTGCGTTGTCGGTTTGTTACTGCTTCTCTTGGTTCTGTTCTGTCTCTGTAGGAAGAGAAAGACGGAGGAGAATGCTCCGCCGAGAAACGTCGAAGCAGCTCCCGTCGCCGCCGCTACGACTTCCTCAGCCGCCGCGGCTATACCTAAGGAAACGGCGGCGGCGGCGGCGGAGAGCGGTGTGGTGAGTAAAGACTTGATCTTTTTCGTGAAGTCTTTCGGGGAATTCGATTTGGACGGGTTGTTGAAGGCTTCGGCTGAGGTTCTTGGGAAAGGATCTGTTGGGTCTTCGTATAAGGCGAGCTTTGATCATGGCTTGGTGGTGGCTGTGAAGCGGTTGAGAGACGTTGTGGTGCCTGAGAAAGATTTTAGAGAGAGGATGCAGGTTTTGGGATCGATGAGTCATCCTAATCTGGTGACTTTGATCGCTTACTACTTTAGTCGCGACGAGAAGCTTCTTGTCTTTGAGTACATGTCTAGAGGAAGCTTGTCTGCTCTCTTGCACG GGAACAAAGGAAACGGGAGGACTCCGTTGAACTGGGAGACCAGAGCTGGTATAGCATTGGGAGCTGCGAGAGCGATTAGTTACCTACATTCGCGCGATTCGACAACTTCTCATGGAAACATCAAGTCTTCGAACATTCTCTTGTCTAATTCATACGAAGCTAAGGTCTCTGATTACGGTCTAGCGCCTATCATTAGCTCCACGTCTGCACCTAACCGTATAGATGGCTACCGTGCACCTGAAGTCACTGATGCTCGCAAAATCTCTCAGAAGGCTGATGTTTACAGCTTTGGTGTCCTAATACTTGAGCTACTCACAG GGAAGTCTCCAACACATCAGCAACTGAACGAAGAAGGGGTAGATTTGCCAAGATGGGTCCAATCTGTTACTGATCAGCAGTCACCGTCTGATGTGTTTGATCCAGAGCTCACAAGGTACGAATCCGAGGGCAATGAGAACATTATCCGGCTCTTGAAGATCGGTATGAGCTGTACGGCTCAGTATCCTGATAGTCGTCCTTCGATGGCCGATGTTACCAGACTCATCGAGGAGGTTTCGCATTCATCAGGCTCTCCAAACCCGGTATCTGATTGA
- the LOC106323466 gene encoding zinc finger CCCH domain-containing protein 33-like isoform X1: MDFNAGVPMSSLSPLMNQEAMWQMNLSSDETMETGSYPERPGEPDCSYYIRTGLCRFGSTCRFNHPRDRELVIATARMRGEYPERIGQPECEYYLKTGTCKFGVTCKFHHPRNKAGIAGRVSLNMLGYPLRSNEVDCAYFLRTGHCKFGATCKFNHPQPQPTTSLMVPTSGQQQSYPWSRASFIASPRWQDPSGFTPLMMPQGVVWNPYSGQVGSVSPSGTGNEHSNYRNMQKNESGSSVQPSENVFPERPGQPECQFYMKTGDCKFGTVCKFHHPRDRQPPSPDCLLSPIGLPLRPGEPVCVFYSRYGICKFGPSCKFNHPMEVFAYDNTASETDEVVETSGGHSRRVSVSETRQATTTTSGQDTPIDTQQQ; this comes from the exons ATGGATTTTAACGCAGGAGTTCCTATGTCCTCTCTTTCACCTCTGATGAATCAAG AGGCAATGTGGCAAATGAATTTGAGTTCAGATGAAACAATGGAAACAGGTTCTTACCCTGAACGACCAGGAGAGCCTGATTGTTCTTATTACATCAGAACTGGTCTTTGTAGATTCGGCTCAACTTGTCGGTTCAATCACCCTCGTGATCGTGAACTG GTTATAGCCACTGCTAGGATGAGAGGAGAATACCCTGAAAGGATTGGTCAGCCTGAATGCGAG TACTATTTGAAGACAGGAACATGCAAGTTTGGAGTAACATGTAAGTTTCATCACCCTAGGAACAAAGCTGGGATTGCTGGAAGAGTCTCACTCAATATGTTAGGCTATCCTCTACGTTCT AATGAGGTTGATTGTGCTTATTTTCTAAGAACCGGACACTGTAAATTTGGCGCCACTTGTAAATTCAACCATCCTCAGCCTCAACCAACGACCAGCCTCATGGTTCCTACATCAGGCCAACAACAGTCTTACCCTTGGTCAAGAGCCTCTTTTATCGCCAGCCCTCGGTGGCAAGATCCCTCTGGCTTCACACCATTAATGATGCCTCAAGGAGTTGTATGGAACCCTTACAGC GGTCAGGTCGGCTCAGTTTCTCCTTCAGGTACTGGAAACGAACACAGCAACTATAGAAACATGCAGAAAAACGAGTCAGGCTCCTCTGTTCAGCCTAGTGAGAATGTTTTCCCGGAGAGACCAGGACAACCTGAATGCCAGTTCTACATGAAGACAGGAGACTGCAAGTTTGGCACAGTTTGCAAGTTTCATCATCCTAGAGATAGACAACCTCCTTCTCCTGATTGTCTCTTGAGTCCCATTGGCCTCCCTTTACGCCCT GGAGAACCGGTGTGTGTGTTCTATAGTCGCTATGGGATCTGCAAGTTTGGTCCAAGCTGTAAATTTAATCACCCAATGGAAGTATTCGCGTACGACAACACAGCTTCAGAGACGGACGAGGTTGTGGAAACATCAGGTGGACATTCCAGAAGAGTCTCAGTGTCTGAAACAAGACAAGCAACAACAACAACCTCTGGTCAAGACACTCCCATTGATACACAGCAGCAGTGA
- the LOC106323466 gene encoding zinc finger CCCH domain-containing protein 33-like isoform X2: protein MDFNAGVPMSSLSPLMNQEAMWQMNLSSDETMETGSYPERPGEPDCSYYIRTGLCRFGSTCRFNHPRDRELVIATARMRGEYPERIGQPECEYYLKTGTCKFGVTCKFHHPRNKAGIAGRVSLNMLGYPLRSNEVDCAYFLRTGHCKFGATCKFNHPQPQPTTSLMVPTSGQQQSYPWSRASFIASPRWQDPSGFTPLMMPQGVVWNPYSVGSVSPSGTGNEHSNYRNMQKNESGSSVQPSENVFPERPGQPECQFYMKTGDCKFGTVCKFHHPRDRQPPSPDCLLSPIGLPLRPGEPVCVFYSRYGICKFGPSCKFNHPMEVFAYDNTASETDEVVETSGGHSRRVSVSETRQATTTTSGQDTPIDTQQQ from the exons ATGGATTTTAACGCAGGAGTTCCTATGTCCTCTCTTTCACCTCTGATGAATCAAG AGGCAATGTGGCAAATGAATTTGAGTTCAGATGAAACAATGGAAACAGGTTCTTACCCTGAACGACCAGGAGAGCCTGATTGTTCTTATTACATCAGAACTGGTCTTTGTAGATTCGGCTCAACTTGTCGGTTCAATCACCCTCGTGATCGTGAACTG GTTATAGCCACTGCTAGGATGAGAGGAGAATACCCTGAAAGGATTGGTCAGCCTGAATGCGAG TACTATTTGAAGACAGGAACATGCAAGTTTGGAGTAACATGTAAGTTTCATCACCCTAGGAACAAAGCTGGGATTGCTGGAAGAGTCTCACTCAATATGTTAGGCTATCCTCTACGTTCT AATGAGGTTGATTGTGCTTATTTTCTAAGAACCGGACACTGTAAATTTGGCGCCACTTGTAAATTCAACCATCCTCAGCCTCAACCAACGACCAGCCTCATGGTTCCTACATCAGGCCAACAACAGTCTTACCCTTGGTCAAGAGCCTCTTTTATCGCCAGCCCTCGGTGGCAAGATCCCTCTGGCTTCACACCATTAATGATGCCTCAAGGAGTTGTATGGAACCCTTACAGC GTCGGCTCAGTTTCTCCTTCAGGTACTGGAAACGAACACAGCAACTATAGAAACATGCAGAAAAACGAGTCAGGCTCCTCTGTTCAGCCTAGTGAGAATGTTTTCCCGGAGAGACCAGGACAACCTGAATGCCAGTTCTACATGAAGACAGGAGACTGCAAGTTTGGCACAGTTTGCAAGTTTCATCATCCTAGAGATAGACAACCTCCTTCTCCTGATTGTCTCTTGAGTCCCATTGGCCTCCCTTTACGCCCT GGAGAACCGGTGTGTGTGTTCTATAGTCGCTATGGGATCTGCAAGTTTGGTCCAAGCTGTAAATTTAATCACCCAATGGAAGTATTCGCGTACGACAACACAGCTTCAGAGACGGACGAGGTTGTGGAAACATCAGGTGGACATTCCAGAAGAGTCTCAGTGTCTGAAACAAGACAAGCAACAACAACAACCTCTGGTCAAGACACTCCCATTGATACACAGCAGCAGTGA
- the LOC106292559 gene encoding probable tyrosine-protein phosphatase At1g05000, with amino-acid sequence MCLIMEAADDHVGDGGVLAAPSNFSMVEDGIYRSGFPKPENFGFLTTLSLRSIIYLCPEPYPEENLKFLEANNIKLFQFGIEGKTDPPTPMPKDTVLDALRVLVDVRNHPILIHCKAGKHRTGCLVGCLRKVQSWCLSSVLEEYQKNAGVKWRQRDLNFIEAFDTASLRQCLLSIMYRYHGYGFKRKRLVHEEENVQTLKPQAAKV; translated from the exons ATGTGTTTGATAATGGAAGCTGCGGATGATCACGTCGGCGACGGTGGCGTTTTAGCTGCGCCGTCTAATTTCTCGATGGTTGAAGACGGGATTTACCGGTCTGGGTTTCCTAAACCGGAGAATTTCGGTTTTCTCACAACCCTTAGTCTCCGTTCCATCAT TTATCTTTGCCCTGAACCGTACCCGGAGGAGAATCTCAAGTTTCTTGAGGCCAACAACATTAAGCTTTTCCAATTTGGTATCGAAGGCAAAACG GACCCTCCAACTCCTATGCCAAAAGATACAGTTTTGGATGCTCTCAGAGTCTTAGTTG ATGTAAGAAACCATCCTATTCTCATACATTGCAAAGCCGGAAAG CATAGGACAGGCTGTTTAGTTGGATGCTTAAGAAAAGTTCAGAGCTGGTGTTTATCATCGGTGCTCGAGGAATACCAGAAGAACGCTGGCGTGAAGTGGAGGCAAAGGGATTTGAATTTCATCGAGGCGTTTGATACCGCGAGCTTGAGGCAGTGTCTTTTGAGCATTATGTATCGTTATCACGGTTATGGCTTCAAGAGGAAAAGGCTGGTCCATGAAGAAGAGAACGTCCAGACGCTGAAACCGCAGGCTGCTAAAGTTTGA
- the LOC106338264 gene encoding isopentenyl-diphosphate Delta-isomerase II, chloroplastic-like, whose translation MHTPMTVSSSILFNLPLIRFRSLSLLSSSRLPLSSLRSISISPRKFRAFSTMTTTDAKDAGMDDVQRRLMFEDECILVDETDRVVGFDTKYNCHLMENIEAENLLHRAFSVFLFNSNYELLLQQRSKAKVTFPLVWTNTCCSHPLHRDSELIEENALGVRNAAQRKLLDELGIVAEDVPVEEFTPLGRMLYKAPSDGKWGEHELDYLLFIVRDVKVQPNPDEVAEIKYVSREELKELVKKADAGEEGLKLSPWFRLVVDNFLMKWWDHVEKGTLDEAIDMKTIHKL comes from the exons ATGCACACGCCAATGACTGTTTCTTCTTCTATTTTATTTAATCTCCCTTTGATTCGCTTCAGATCTCTTTCCCTTCTCTCTTCTTCCCGTCTTCCTCTGTCATCGCTCCGATCCATTTCCATTTCACCGAGAAAGTTTCGAGCTTTCTCCACAATGACGACGACCGATGCTAAAGATGCTGGAATGGATGATGTTCAGAGACGCCTCATGTTCGAGGACGA ATGCATTCTTGTTGACGAAACTGATCGTGTTGTTGGGTTTGACACCAAATATAACT GTCATCTGATGGAAAATATTGAAGCTGAGAATTTGCTTCACAGGGCTTTTAGTGTGTTTTTATTCAACTCCAACTATGAGCTGCTTCTCCAG CAAAGGTCGAAAGCAAAGGTGACCTTCCCTCTAGTGTGGACCAACACTTGTTGCAGCCATCCTCTTCACCGTGACTCTGAGCTTATCGAGGAAAATGCACTCG GAGTGAGGAATGCTGCACAGAGAAAGCTTCTTGACGAGCTCGGTATCGTAGCTGAAGATGTGCCAGTGGAAGAGTTCACTCCCTTGGGACGTATGCTTTACAAGGCTCCTTCTGATGGCAAATGGGGAGAGCACGAAC TGGACTACTTGCTCTTCATTGTGAGGGATGTTAAGGTCCAACCAAATCCAGACGAAGTAGCGGAGATAAAGTATGTGAGCAGGGAAGAGCTGAAGGAGCTGGTGAAGAAAGCAGATGCAGGGGAGGAAGGTTTGAAGTTGTCTCCATGGTTCAGATTGGTGGTGGACAATTTCTTGATGAAGTGGTGGGATCACGTTGAGAAAGGAACTCTAGATGAAGCTATAGACATGAAGACCATCCACAAACTCTGA
- the LOC106338334 gene encoding putative 4-hydroxy-4-methyl-2-oxoglutarate aldolase 2 — protein sequence MAFVTTAEVCDANQDLIRSGQLRALQPSFQIYGRRQIFSGPVVTVKVFEDNGLIRQFLEEKGNGRVLVVDGGGSLRCAILGGNPVVQAQNNGWAGIIVNGCIRDVDEINGCDIGVRALASHPIKASKKGLGEQRVPLNIAGTRICDGEWLYADTDGILVSQVELSV from the exons ATGGCGTTTGTGACAACGGCGGAAGTTTGTGACGCGAATCAAGATCTGATCCGTAGTGGCCAGCTCAGAGCTCTGCAACCCTCTTTCCAGATTTACGGTCGTCGTCAGATATTCTCAGGTCCTGTAGTTACGGTCAAAGTGTTCGAAGACAATGGTTTGATCCGTCAGTTTCTCGAAGAGAAAG GCAATGGAAGAGTTCTTGTGGTGGATGGTGGAGGAAGCTTACGTTGTGCCATACTCGGAGGAAACCCAGTAGTACAAGCTCAGAACAACGGATGGGCGGGGATCATAGTGAACGGTTGCATAAGAGACGTTGATGAGATCAACGGTTGCGACATTGGAGTGAGAGCATTAGCTTCTCATCCTATAAAGGCTAGTAAGAAAGGACTTGGTGAACAGAGAGTCCCACTCAACATAGCTGGCACTAGGATCTGCGATGGCGAATGGCTTTACGCAGATACTGATGGTATCCTTGTCTCTCAGGTCGAATTATCGGTTTAG